From Aspergillus chevalieri M1 DNA, chromosome 4, nearly complete sequence, a single genomic window includes:
- a CDS encoding uncharacterized protein (COG:S;~EggNog:ENOG410PPZV;~InterPro:IPR037738), whose product MSSLSSSSSSSSLDSLDSFDASSYFSSLARRRQQKNMSITQTYYLAHTARRKLTREASRADHDLRLLVGHANLLDSLMLDLADAEQEQERWFNQTVNGVSKSSPSPSSPSSPLADTRHIQWADTIVEDPEDDWDPEDLSDADSDLSDDSDFDEDDFAEERFAVTTPIRRPTQSPVPFVTEREVPGDYDDGYSDSESEFEYDDAEDLAHLTLTRSPSRQSPPDLSSDSDEESEDDTMPPSPPQQTLDTFADDEKQPQSNTIPLDADQAGLFDQRYYAASQSQGAIIEAY is encoded by the coding sequence ATGTCCTCGctgtcttcctcctcctcctcttcgtctctCGACTCTCTCGACTCGTTTGACGCTTCCTCCTActtctcttctcttgctCGAAGGCGTCAACAGAAGAATATGAGCATCACTCAGACATACTACCTCGCTCACACCGCCCGTAGGAAGCTCACTCGTGAGGCTTCCCGGGCGGACCACGACCTGCGACTGCTCGTCGGCCACGCCAATCTTCTCGATTCGTTGATGTTGGATCTCGCCGATGCCGAGCAAGAACAGGAACGCTGGTTTAATCAGACTGTCAACGGCGTGTCCAAGTCGTCGCCGTCACCGTCGTCACCGTCCTCGCCGCTCGCCGATACAAGACACATTCAATGGGCGGACACTATCGTGGAAGATCCAGAAGATGATTGGGATCCGGAAGATCTGTCGGATGCGGACTCGGATCTCAGTGATGACTCCGattttgatgaggatgatttCGCGGAGGAGCGCTTCGCCGTTACCACACCCATCCGGCGACCTACTCAATCACCCGTGCCTTTCGTGACTGAACGCGAAGTCCCTGGGGACTATGACGATGGATACTCCGACTCTGAATCTGAATTCGAATACGATGACGCGGAGGATCTGGCACATCTCACATTGACGCGGTCGCCATCGCGGCAATCACCGCCTGATCTCTCCTCAGACTCAGACGAGGAGTCTGAAGACGATACCAtgcctccctctcctcctcaacaAACACTCGACACATTTGCGGATGACGAAAAGCAACCGCAGTCGAATACCATTCCACTAGACGCAGACCAAGCAGGTCTGTTCGATCAAAGATACTACGCTGCGTCCCAGTCGCAGGGTGCGATTATCGAA